A region of Gammaproteobacteria bacterium DNA encodes the following proteins:
- a CDS encoding oxidoreductase — translation MIRQIEATIRHKTWLTPDVLEVTFELEESMAYEAGQFISIHFEHDGAVIRRSYSIANARYHSPATSITIVLTILPDGLASQFLKLSEPGTSLQISGPYGALTLPKSLPERVFLVATGTGVAPYRNMLSVLEQQVAEGPTTIELLFGVRKKGDAFYANAFRQFADHHSWFHFNLCLSRQAPTEKDEFAGHVQDRMTQLAPNPEHDLVYLCGNPNMVDDVAKQLMDKGFSPRQIKREKYVHSRR, via the coding sequence ATGATTCGACAAATCGAGGCAACAATTCGTCATAAAACATGGCTAACCCCGGACGTACTCGAAGTGACATTTGAACTTGAAGAGAGTATGGCCTACGAAGCTGGTCAATTTATTTCGATTCATTTTGAACACGACGGGGCAGTGATTCGTCGCAGTTACAGCATTGCCAATGCCAGGTATCACAGCCCCGCGACCAGTATCACGATTGTCCTAACCATTCTCCCGGACGGTCTGGCCAGCCAGTTCCTTAAGCTTTCTGAGCCTGGCACCTCGCTTCAAATATCCGGCCCATACGGAGCCTTGACGCTACCCAAGTCATTGCCTGAGCGAGTTTTCCTCGTGGCCACCGGCACTGGCGTGGCACCATACCGCAATATGCTATCAGTATTGGAGCAGCAAGTCGCAGAGGGGCCAACCACAATTGAATTGCTCTTCGGCGTTCGTAAAAAAGGGGACGCCTTTTACGCCAATGCGTTTCGTCAATTTGCCGACCACCACTCGTGGTTTCATTTCAATCTTTGTCTATCGCGTCAAGCACCCACAGAAAAAGATGAATTCGCAGGGCATGTTCAAGATCGAATGACGCAATTGGCCCCAAACCCGGAGCACGATCTCGTTTATCTTTGTGGCAATCCCAATATGGTCGATGATGTCGCCAAACAACTTATGGACAAAGGCTTTTCACCAAGGCAAATCAAACGGGAGAAATACGTCCACAGCCGGAGATAG